One genomic region from Sphingobacterium multivorum encodes:
- the rlmN gene encoding 23S rRNA (adenine(2503)-C(2))-methyltransferase RlmN, with protein MSLIYSYLCTVIEKSKIIDIRSLSLDQIKDQLTALGEQGFRAKQIYEWIWAKSCVDFDQMSNLSKPLREKLKANFTINAVTVKESQISSDKTIKSSFWLYDNNIIEGVLIPAPERMTACVSSQVGCSLTCKFCATGYMDRKRNLNADEIYDQVVLISKQAEENYGQPLTNIVYMGMGEPLLNYANMMKSVERITAPDGLNMAAKRITVSTAGIAKMIKKLGDDQVRFNLALSLHAANDKKRNEIMPINEQNSLKALAEALKYFYAKTKNPITFEYIVFNNFNDELEDAKELAKFCKHVPCKVNLIEYNPIALADFLNAEADKIEVFANYLKSQGIITNVRRSRGKDIDAACGQLAIKDKEKEESEA; from the coding sequence TTGTCACTTATTTATTCTTATCTTTGTACCGTGATTGAAAAAAGTAAAATAATAGATATCAGGAGTTTGTCTTTGGATCAGATCAAAGATCAACTTACCGCGTTGGGGGAGCAGGGCTTTCGTGCGAAGCAGATTTATGAATGGATTTGGGCGAAATCTTGCGTAGATTTTGATCAGATGAGTAATTTGAGTAAGCCCCTTCGTGAGAAGCTGAAAGCGAATTTTACGATCAATGCAGTTACAGTCAAAGAATCTCAGATCAGCTCCGATAAAACAATTAAAAGTAGTTTTTGGCTGTATGACAACAACATCATTGAAGGGGTATTAATACCAGCTCCGGAGCGTATGACAGCCTGTGTTAGTTCACAAGTTGGTTGTAGCTTGACCTGTAAATTCTGTGCAACGGGTTATATGGATCGTAAACGTAACCTCAATGCCGATGAGATCTACGATCAAGTCGTTCTTATCAGCAAGCAGGCCGAAGAAAATTATGGACAGCCACTGACAAATATTGTTTATATGGGAATGGGCGAGCCCTTGTTGAATTATGCCAATATGATGAAATCGGTTGAGCGCATTACTGCCCCAGATGGATTGAACATGGCTGCCAAGCGGATTACCGTTTCTACTGCCGGTATTGCAAAAATGATTAAGAAACTCGGTGATGATCAGGTACGTTTCAATTTAGCGCTTTCTTTACATGCTGCAAATGATAAAAAGCGGAATGAAATTATGCCGATCAATGAGCAGAACTCACTAAAGGCACTGGCCGAAGCCCTCAAATATTTTTATGCGAAAACAAAGAACCCCATTACATTTGAATATATTGTCTTTAACAATTTCAATGATGAGTTGGAGGATGCAAAAGAACTGGCCAAGTTCTGTAAACACGTTCCTTGTAAGGTCAACCTGATTGAATACAACCCTATCGCACTGGCCGATTTCCTGAATGCTGAAGCAGATAAAATCGAGGTGTTTGCAAATTATTTAAAAAGCCAAGGTATCATCACGAATGTCAGACGGAGCCGTGGCAAAGATATTGATGCAGCCTGCGGACAATTAGCTATCAAGGATAAGGAAAAAGAGGAATCCGAAGCATAA
- a CDS encoding tRNA-(ms[2]io[6]A)-hydroxylase, whose amino-acid sequence MLGLKLLTDPRWANIAEGNLEEILTDHAWCEQKAASNAISLITNNSEHEDLVHELTAIAIEEMEHFKMVIDIIKERGYTLGRERKDDYVGQLMKFSKKDGSRNMAFIDRLLFAAMIEARSCERFRVLSQNIQDKDLAKFYYDLMVSEANHYTTFLNFARKYSVDVDVEKRWKEWLEFEGKLIQSYGSKEAIHG is encoded by the coding sequence ATGCTTGGATTAAAGTTGTTGACCGATCCGCGATGGGCAAACATCGCAGAAGGAAATTTGGAGGAAATTTTGACAGATCATGCCTGGTGTGAACAAAAGGCTGCTTCGAATGCCATATCCTTAATTACCAACAACTCAGAACACGAAGATTTAGTGCATGAGCTGACAGCAATTGCTATCGAAGAAATGGAACATTTTAAGATGGTTATTGATATCATCAAAGAACGTGGCTATACCTTGGGGCGTGAACGAAAAGATGATTATGTCGGTCAATTGATGAAATTCTCTAAAAAAGACGGCAGTAGAAATATGGCTTTTATTGACCGTTTATTGTTTGCGGCGATGATCGAAGCCCGAAGCTGCGAACGTTTTAGAGTGCTTTCACAAAATATTCAAGATAAAGATCTTGCGAAGTTTTACTATGATTTAATGGTATCTGAGGCAAATCATTATACCACATTTTTAAATTTTGCACGCAAATATTCCGTAGACGTCGACGTAGAAAAGCGTTGGAAGGAGTGGTTGGAATTTGAAGGGAAGCTAATTCAGTCGTACGGAAGTAAAGAAGCCATTCATGGCTAA
- a CDS encoding Atu2307/SP_0267 family LLM class monooxygenase gives MELGIGMFGDSRIDPVTGQIQAAQDRMKEIIEEIKLMDQVGLDFFGIGEHHRADYAVAAPEIILAAASTVTKNIKLGSAVSVLSSADPVKLFQDFAAVDLLSDGRAELMAGRGSFIESFPLFGYDLKDYSELFEEKLELLLRLNKQNPITWRGNFRAPLINQEVFPRPKNGSLPIWVAVGGTTSSVIRAGKLGLPVMFAIIGGMYESFDHLFEMYRQAYEDNGHDMANFQVGVHMHAFFGDNSAQVADYYYPIYSAQMDRIGASRGWPPYQRTQYDFGRSSRGHLIVGDAAYAVDKILQIQEKFGLTRFSAHMDVGAPGHKEMLRSIEIFGEKIAPEIRKALHKDA, from the coding sequence ATGGAATTAGGAATAGGAATGTTTGGCGACTCGAGGATAGATCCTGTTACAGGTCAAATCCAGGCAGCACAAGATAGAATGAAAGAAATTATTGAAGAGATCAAGCTTATGGATCAAGTAGGATTGGATTTCTTTGGAATAGGGGAGCATCACCGTGCAGATTATGCGGTTGCAGCACCCGAAATTATCTTGGCGGCGGCTTCTACCGTTACTAAAAATATTAAATTGGGAAGTGCAGTTTCGGTATTAAGTTCTGCCGATCCGGTTAAATTATTTCAGGATTTTGCGGCTGTCGATCTTTTATCCGATGGACGTGCTGAGCTGATGGCTGGAAGAGGATCCTTCATTGAATCCTTCCCTTTATTTGGTTATGATCTAAAAGATTATTCCGAGTTGTTTGAGGAAAAACTAGAGCTTTTGCTTCGATTGAACAAGCAAAATCCGATAACTTGGCGTGGAAATTTTAGAGCGCCGTTAATTAATCAAGAGGTCTTTCCTCGGCCTAAAAATGGATCATTGCCGATTTGGGTTGCCGTAGGTGGTACAACATCTTCTGTTATCCGTGCCGGAAAGCTGGGTTTACCGGTCATGTTCGCCATCATCGGCGGGATGTATGAAAGCTTCGATCATTTATTTGAAATGTATCGTCAGGCTTATGAAGATAATGGACACGATATGGCTAACTTTCAGGTTGGGGTACATATGCATGCGTTCTTTGGCGACAACAGCGCTCAGGTAGCAGATTATTACTATCCGATTTATTCGGCCCAGATGGATCGTATCGGTGCAAGTCGTGGATGGCCGCCATATCAACGGACTCAATATGACTTCGGAAGGTCTTCGAGAGGGCACCTCATTGTTGGGGATGCTGCTTATGCCGTGGATAAAATATTGCAAATACAGGAAAAATTTGGATTGACACGTTTCTCTGCACATATGGATGTGGGGGCACCTGGGCATAAAGAAATGCTGCGTTCTATAGAGATTTTTGGTGAGAAAATAGCACCTGAAATTCGAAAGGCTCTTCATAAAGATGCCTAA
- a CDS encoding AcvB/VirJ family lysyl-phosphatidylglycerol hydrolase → MKKIATLLIIAGMAFHAFAQQRLIDMKYWNNKAALPLVLYLSGDGGFNSFSNKLCELIAGVGYTVAAIDSKTYFWKKKSPSEIAADVSNTLKNVLLARQNMHLFVVGYSFGADAVPFIINRLDPVIKKNLKSVVLLEPSVSTDLEIHIADILGRSNTKRSLDVIAEINRMGAVKTGVILGDDEADFPIQKITLKNFTKKYLSGGHHFSGNADQVAKNTVALF, encoded by the coding sequence ATGAAAAAAATAGCTACCTTATTAATAATTGCTGGCATGGCGTTTCATGCGTTTGCACAACAGCGTTTGATTGACATGAAATATTGGAACAATAAAGCTGCATTACCTTTGGTTCTCTATCTGAGTGGCGATGGTGGATTTAATTCATTCTCTAACAAGCTTTGTGAGCTGATTGCTGGAGTAGGATATACTGTGGCAGCGATCGATTCGAAAACCTATTTCTGGAAGAAGAAAAGCCCGAGTGAGATTGCTGCCGATGTTTCGAATACACTGAAAAACGTACTCTTAGCACGGCAAAATATGCATCTTTTTGTAGTGGGGTATTCATTTGGCGCAGACGCGGTTCCTTTTATTATTAATCGCCTGGATCCCGTCATTAAGAAGAACCTCAAGAGTGTTGTCCTGCTGGAACCATCTGTGTCAACAGATTTGGAGATTCATATAGCGGATATTTTGGGTCGGAGTAATACAAAACGGAGTCTGGACGTGATCGCGGAAATCAATCGAATGGGTGCAGTCAAAACGGGCGTTATTCTTGGTGATGATGAAGCTGATTTCCCGATACAGAAGATAACACTTAAGAATTTCACAAAGAAATACCTGTCCGGCGGGCATCATTTTAGTGGCAATGCAGACCAGGTCGCGAAGAATACTGTTGCACTCTTTTAG